The Microbacterium luteum nucleotide sequence GAACGCGAGAAGGAACGCGGGCGCCCCTCCAGCCAGCGAAAAGCTTCCGGCCGACTCATCGAGGGCAACGTGACCACGAACTGGAAACAAGCCCTCGAACAACTCGCACTCGCCTACCCCGACCGCATCACCCCCTACCTCTAACCACCAACACCAACCCGCTTACACAGAAGACTTGACAAGCCCCAGGGCCGGGGCGAGCTCCGCAACGAACTGACCCGCCACCTGCGTTCCGGACGCACGACCCGCAAGCCCCGCGCCCGCACGCAACGGCAGGCTGCTGCAGCTTCGGGGAAAAAGATCCCCGGGATGGTGATGATCAGCGACCGGCCAGCAGAAGTCGATGACCGTGCCGTTCCCGGCCACTGGGAAGGCGACCTGATCATCGGGAAGGACGGTCTATCCCAGATCGGCACCCTGGTCGAACGCGCCACCCGGTTCGTAATCCTGCTGCACCTGCCCCACCGTCGTGACGCTGAGACAGTCGCCGACCAGATGATCACCCAGATGACACTGCTCCCCGAGCATCTGCGCCGCTCGATCACCTGGGACCAAGGAAGCGAAATGGCCGCCCATGAACGCGTAACAGCCAGCCTGGACTTGCGCGACGGGGTGTTCTTCTGCGACCCCCACTCACCCTGGCAACGCGGCAGCAACGAGAACACCAACGGCCTCCTCAGACAGTACTTCCCCAAGGGCACCGACCTCGCTGGCTACACCGCCGACTACCTCGACTACGTCGCCGCGCAACTCAACGCCAGACCCCGAAAGACCCTGAACTGGGCCACACCCGCCGAAGCCCTCCAGAAGCTACTCTCGAACCCAACAAGCAACGGTGTTGCACTGACCGGCTGAATCCGCCCCGCTCCGGCGTCCTCCCCGCGCGGAATCTCCTCTGGAGGCCGGGTCAGCGGACGGTGAGAATGACGCGCTGCCAGCTCGCGAGAGGGTGGGTCGGATGCCGATCACGGGCCTCGGCGATCACGTGCACCGTGGCGCCGGGCTCGGCATCGGCCGGGATGCGCACGCGCGCGCGGGCCTCACCCTCGGGTGAGTCCCCCGCCTCGAGCTCCGCGCGACGGCAGGTTCCGGCGTCGTCGAAGACCCACCAGTGCACGTCGACGCGGTCTCCGTCGGGATCGGTCGCCCGGGCGAGCAGCTCGACACTCTCCCCCGGCGCTGCCTTCCGATCGGCGGCGCCGTCGATCTCGATGCGCGGGTGGTGGTTCGCGGAACCGGCATCCGGCGTGATCGACCAGCGCAGGCGCGCGGCGAAGTCCGCCTGCGCGTCGGCGAACCATCGCGTGACCGAGTGCTCGTCGGCCTCATCGCCACCTCCGAAGATGCGCGCGTCGACCGTTGCCCACGTGTCGGGTCCGATGTCGGTGCGCTCCGCCCGCCCGCCCCACCCGCCGTAGGAGGGGTGCTCCCCCGCCCGCAGTCCCGGCACGAGCAGGTTCAGCATCGTGGTCGTGTCGCCCTCGGAGATCCACTCCCCGGCGGGCTGCGGCGGCATCCACACCCGGTAGCCGTCGGCGCGGAGTTCCTCGGCCGAGCGCCCCGAGAGGTGGAAGTAGTCGGTCGGGTCGCCGGGCACCATCTGGCGTCCGTCGCCCCACACCCGGTAGAGCGCGCCGAGCGTGCCGGCGCTCGTGACGTTCTCGCGCATCCATTCCGCCGCCAGCAGGGGGCGGTCCTCGTCGCGGATGGTCTCGCGGATCAGGTATCCCCACGCCATCGCAGCGGCCTCGGTCACGCGGATGTCGGGCCAGACGGGGAGGATGTAGTCGTCGTAGGTGGCATCCTGCGATGCGAACTTCGTCACGATCGCGCGGCGGGAGACGGATGCGCGCACTTGCGGCCACGCGGGGGTCTCGGCGTACCGCTCCTCGATCGAGCGGAGTGCGCGGGCGAGCGTGGCCGGTCCCGCCCACAGCTGGATGTGCACCGGGCGCGGGTCGTCGTCGAGCAGCGCGTCGGCGATCAGGCGAGAGCCGGGGGTGTCCGCGGACATGTCCCCCTCGAAATCGACGTTGCCGAAGCGGATGATCCCGCGGAGCGCGTCGGGGGACGGGTATCGGTCGTCGTGGACGGCGAGATTCGGGTACGCCTCGGCGTAGGCCTCGACGGCGTCATGGATGAATCGCTCGCCGGGCGCCCACCGCCACGAGGTCTGCGGTTCGGCGTATTCGCGGTCGGGCAGGAAGAATGTCGTGCCGGCGCCGTCGCCGCGCCAGTGGAAGCGGCTGCTCGCGTAGACGAGACCCTGCAGGTCGATGTCGTTCGTGTAGAGCAGCAGGCGCAGCAGGGAATTGAGGTCGTCGAGCTCGGGGTCGGCGGTGACGATCGTGCGGACGCGACCGCTCATGCGACGCCCTGCGCGGCATCCCGCCATTCGGCGAACTCGGCGAGCTTGACGAACATGTCCTCGAACATCATGCGCGTGTCGACCTGCGTGTACACGCGCATGGGTCGCGCGCCGGTGACCGCCACATACGATCCGTGGTCATCGAGAGCCGGAGTCGGCCTTTCGACGTACCGGCTCGATGACGGGTCGGGTTCGAACAGGGACTGCAGCGCAGTGAGCAGCACGAGGGGCGAGTCGCCGAGGGCGTAGGTCTCGGATGCCCCACCGAGGAACGATCCCGCCATCTCGACGATCGCGGCGATCTCGTCATAGAGGTATCGCCCGAGCGGGCCCGCCGTGGCCACCCGTCGCCGCAGCTCCGCGTCGGAGACGAGGCACTGCCGGTAGACGTCGCGCGGAACCTGCCAGATCGGAATCGCGGAGTGACCGAACACGACCTGACCGGCGACGACGTCGATGAGGAGGTTGTACTCGGTCTCCATCGCGTTCGGCGGCGGCACGGCGAGTCCCTCGTGCTCCTCTCCGCCGATCCAGATGAGGGTCATGCGCTGCGCGATCGCCGGCTCGGTCAGCAGCGCCGATGCGAGGTCGGTGAGGCCGCCGCCGGCGACGTAATACAGGGGCGAGGCGACGTCTTCGCGCATCGCCTCCGCGATGATGGCGTCGACAGCCGCCGACGGTCGAGGGGTGGCGGTGTCGGCGAGCGCCTCGTTCGATCCGCGGTGGATCACGTCGGTCGAGAGGAGCCCCATGCGTCCGAACACGTCGCGCACGATCGTCTCG carries:
- a CDS encoding nucleoside hydrolase — its product is MTRIPAADRITPPAAPTWRLGEAPWRTLPPAAGPHARVIIDNDFSGDPDDLYQLVHHLLSPGVDIRAVVASRLRDGDPFDPSGRAAENAETIVRDVFGRMGLLSTDVIHRGSNEALADTATPRPSAAVDAIIAEAMREDVASPLYYVAGGGLTDLASALLTEPAIAQRMTLIWIGGEEHEGLAVPPPNAMETEYNLLIDVVAGQVVFGHSAIPIWQVPRDVYRQCLVSDAELRRRVATAGPLGRYLYDEIAAIVEMAGSFLGGASETYALGDSPLVLLTALQSLFEPDPSSSRYVERPTPALDDHGSYVAVTGARPMRVYTQVDTRMMFEDMFVKLAEFAEWRDAAQGVA
- a CDS encoding DUF1593 domain-containing protein, whose translation is MSGRVRTIVTADPELDDLNSLLRLLLYTNDIDLQGLVYASSRFHWRGDGAGTTFFLPDREYAEPQTSWRWAPGERFIHDAVEAYAEAYPNLAVHDDRYPSPDALRGIIRFGNVDFEGDMSADTPGSRLIADALLDDDPRPVHIQLWAGPATLARALRSIEERYAETPAWPQVRASVSRRAIVTKFASQDATYDDYILPVWPDIRVTEAAAMAWGYLIRETIRDEDRPLLAAEWMRENVTSAGTLGALYRVWGDGRQMVPGDPTDYFHLSGRSAEELRADGYRVWMPPQPAGEWISEGDTTTMLNLLVPGLRAGEHPSYGGWGGRAERTDIGPDTWATVDARIFGGGDEADEHSVTRWFADAQADFAARLRWSITPDAGSANHHPRIEIDGAADRKAAPGESVELLARATDPDGDRVDVHWWVFDDAGTCRRAELEAGDSPEGEARARVRIPADAEPGATVHVIAEARDRHPTHPLASWQRVILTVR